A stretch of the Duncaniella dubosii genome encodes the following:
- a CDS encoding fimbria major subunit, with translation MAAIAAMMLGACSDDKLSDGPDSPNGPGTETQDGVYFTIDIDLPNAKNSRSQTVNPGDNGSTSNSGVEYGKDYENIVEKAIIILAEAETNNFIAAAQITKTDLHALTADKSTYQAVSQFTKTQLSNYYNKPNHKTEANIFLFCNPTNELSNIVFGHKEGENTVAGIASGSNDWINKIGNATVNDAIWAKSSFLMSNALIATREIPHTLQDWNFYTSKSKPFDLSGTNGDVNIDNGTTDRGAVKVERAVARFDFKDGSIGGKGCNDENGYNGIKNRTYEVVYITGDDNKKTAIVNIQLEKMALINMNKSYYFLRHVSDNGSPTDAQICKPELPWYAVGSGAITKNGNYVVDADYTWKQSVITATKANTIPTTFDYSEGLHYPFFKSDGTIDNNGNEDRWGTVSCEDVLNGTEDNNDSWNSDDKNDLGDYRIWRYVTENTIAGPVESQINAISTGVVFKGKMVAPAAAVNSTDADIKELADAINNTEESFGDSYRAPILYLFAGNLYLSWPKIREAAIKAAIPGFKWVAVKGETDGGHWEPISINRSNSLYVAVFGTGGFGSVDFKYNVVDSQTGNVTQEGVSIKYTDTLAEKVGCANDAWNKWNEARKPATADSEVKNAFKKAVTDANITIYQRSKDKDLGWGYYCYYYYWNRHNDNLNNGVMGPMEFAVVRNNVYKLAVTKLSQIGHPRISENDPDKPTPGRPDEKRTFTSPSLHKSFLGLYVSTTSNSNRNFRRTKI, from the coding sequence ATGGCAGCAATAGCAGCCATGATGCTCGGAGCTTGCTCCGACGACAAACTCAGCGACGGTCCTGACAGCCCGAATGGTCCCGGAACTGAAACTCAAGACGGTGTGTATTTCACCATCGACATTGACCTGCCTAATGCAAAAAACTCCCGTAGCCAGACTGTTAATCCGGGCGACAACGGTAGCACAAGTAATTCTGGAGTAGAATATGGTAAAGACTATGAAAATATAGTTGAAAAAGCCATTATTATACTTGCTGAAGCAGAAACAAATAACTTTATAGCAGCAGCACAGATTACAAAAACAGACCTGCATGCTTTAACAGCAGACAAGTCGACTTACCAAGCTGTTTCACAGTTCACCAAGACACAACTCAGCAATTATTATAACAAGCCGAACCATAAAACAGAAGCCAATATTTTCTTGTTCTGTAATCCCACTAACGAACTTTCGAATATAGTATTTGGACATAAAGAAGGAGAAAATACTGTTGCTGGAATTGCCTCCGGCAGCAATGACTGGATTAATAAGATTGGCAATGCTACTGTAAACGACGCAATCTGGGCTAAAAGCTCATTCCTCATGTCAAATGCGCTCATAGCCACACGCGAGATTCCTCATACTCTTCAAGATTGGAATTTCTATACATCCAAGAGCAAGCCTTTCGATCTCTCAGGCACAAACGGAGATGTAAACATTGACAATGGAACAACTGATCGCGGTGCTGTAAAAGTTGAACGCGCCGTAGCTCGTTTTGACTTCAAAGACGGCTCTATCGGAGGAAAAGGATGTAATGACGAAAATGGTTACAATGGTATCAAAAACCGTACATACGAAGTGGTATACATAACCGGAGATGACAATAAAAAGACTGCTATTGTAAACATTCAGCTTGAAAAAATGGCTCTTATAAACATGAACAAGAGCTATTATTTCCTTCGTCATGTTTCAGACAATGGAAGTCCGACAGATGCACAGATTTGTAAGCCTGAACTTCCTTGGTATGCAGTTGGAAGCGGTGCAATCACAAAAAATGGAAATTATGTTGTCGACGCTGATTACACATGGAAGCAAAGTGTGATAACTGCGACAAAAGCCAATACCATCCCCACCACTTTTGACTACAGCGAAGGTTTACATTACCCATTCTTCAAATCAGATGGTACAATCGACAATAATGGCAATGAGGATCGATGGGGAACAGTATCTTGTGAAGATGTCTTAAACGGAACTGAAGACAACAATGACTCTTGGAATAGTGACGATAAAAATGATCTCGGCGATTATCGCATCTGGCGTTATGTAACCGAAAACACAATTGCCGGACCTGTTGAATCACAGATAAATGCAATCTCTACAGGTGTTGTATTCAAGGGTAAAATGGTTGCGCCAGCTGCTGCGGTTAATTCTACTGACGCTGATATCAAAGAACTTGCTGATGCAATAAATAATACAGAAGAGTCTTTTGGCGATTCATATCGTGCGCCGATTCTTTACCTTTTTGCAGGCAATCTTTATCTTTCATGGCCAAAAATACGCGAAGCCGCTATCAAAGCTGCTATCCCCGGATTCAAATGGGTTGCTGTTAAAGGTGAAACTGATGGCGGACATTGGGAACCCATATCCATCAACCGCAGCAACAGCCTTTACGTTGCCGTATTCGGAACAGGCGGTTTCGGAAGTGTAGATTTTAAATATAATGTTGTAGACAGCCAGACAGGCAATGTCACTCAAGAAGGTGTTTCTATCAAATATACCGACACACTTGCAGAAAAAGTTGGTTGTGCAAACGACGCATGGAACAAATGGAACGAAGCAAGAAAACCGGCTACTGCTGACAGTGAAGTCAAAAACGCATTTAAGAAAGCTGTAACTGATGCGAATATAACCATTTATCAGAGAAGCAAAGACAAGGATCTTGGCTGGGGTTACTATTGCTACTATTATTACTGGAACCGTCATAATGACAACCTCAATAACGGTGTCATGGGTCCGATGGAGTTTGCTGTTGTCCGCAACAACGTCTACAAACTTGCCGTAACAAAACTCAGCCAGATAGGTCATCCGCGCATTTCTGAAAATGACCCGGATAAACCCACTCCCGGAAGACCTGACGAAAAGAGGACGTTTACCTCACCGTCACTGCACAAGTCCTTCCTTGGGTTGTACGTGTCAACAACATCGAATTCTAATCGAAACTTCCGACGAACCAAAATTTAA
- a CDS encoding FimB/Mfa2 family fimbrial subunit — MVSLASCDAIIYDDLDPCDEGLRLRFVYDYNMEFANAFPSQVDCLTLLVYDKDGKYIETRTESSASLLSDENWRMQLDLPAGTYRLLAYGGMACDDASFSFTATPDASLPIENVGVAMNPGCITSPVGTQLHNLFYGALEVTVPEESTDYTEATVEMMRDTNNIRVVLQNVNNTSVDNRDFNFSITADNTLFDWQNNIIPTTVTTYSPWARGQQTAGIDPDTEKSFEVAYAEFSISRLMANHESRLEITNANDGSKVLSLPLINVLLLLKSDQYSSMGSQEFLDRENTWNMVLFLQNGYWISTYITINGWVVRINDTDL; from the coding sequence ATGGTTTCCCTTGCCTCGTGTGACGCGATCATCTACGACGATCTCGATCCCTGCGACGAGGGTCTGCGGTTACGTTTCGTCTATGACTACAACATGGAGTTTGCCAACGCATTCCCCTCGCAGGTCGACTGCCTGACGCTCCTTGTTTACGACAAAGACGGAAAATATATCGAAACCCGCACCGAATCGAGCGCCTCGCTGCTCTCAGACGAAAACTGGCGCATGCAGCTCGATCTACCTGCCGGCACTTACCGCCTCCTCGCCTATGGAGGCATGGCCTGTGACGACGCCTCGTTTAGCTTCACAGCCACCCCCGACGCATCGCTACCGATCGAAAACGTAGGCGTTGCGATGAACCCCGGGTGCATCACATCGCCCGTCGGGACGCAGCTCCACAACCTTTTCTACGGAGCACTCGAAGTCACAGTCCCCGAAGAGTCGACCGACTACACCGAAGCGACAGTCGAGATGATGAGAGACACCAACAACATCCGCGTTGTCCTTCAGAACGTCAACAATACCTCTGTCGACAACCGTGATTTCAACTTCTCGATCACCGCCGACAACACCCTTTTCGACTGGCAAAACAACATTATCCCCACCACCGTCACCACCTACAGCCCGTGGGCGCGCGGACAGCAGACCGCCGGAATCGACCCCGACACGGAGAAAAGTTTCGAGGTGGCCTATGCCGAGTTCAGCATCTCGCGCCTCATGGCCAACCACGAGTCACGGCTCGAAATCACCAATGCCAACGACGGATCAAAAGTGCTTTCACTTCCACTCATCAATGTGCTCCTGCTCCTCAAGAGCGACCAGTATTCATCGATGGGTTCTCAGGAGTTTCTCGACCGCGAGAACACATGGAACATGGTTCTGTTTCTTCAGAACGGCTACTGGATCTCGACCTACATCACAATCAACGGATGGGTGGTGCGCATCAACGACACTGACTTATGA